The following proteins are co-located in the Synechococcus sp. PROS-U-1 genome:
- a CDS encoding class I SAM-dependent methyltransferase: MLAKQRTALWQSVSRDYWSNCDDEANHLNDQYSKYLEIGSATNQPLHVLDIGAGFCGYDILLAKKLLGMKLTVLDASNEDKEFRLGYQDKGEQYNDFGMLRTLFEQSDIAHDRYELVDFRTIDVSQWAEGKPAQYDVIQSLYSWCFHYPYETYRHAVQTLLKPTGIMIVDCRKVPEQMDLLLHDFDLVSDVTPYGNPSSARLVLRAKG; this comes from the coding sequence ATGCTTGCCAAGCAACGCACCGCGTTGTGGCAGAGCGTGTCCAGGGATTATTGGAGCAACTGTGATGATGAGGCGAATCACCTGAACGATCAATATTCCAAATATCTAGAGATCGGCTCTGCAACAAATCAGCCTCTGCATGTGCTCGATATCGGGGCCGGGTTCTGCGGGTACGACATTCTTCTTGCCAAAAAACTTCTCGGCATGAAGCTCACTGTTCTCGATGCCAGCAACGAGGATAAGGAGTTTCGTTTGGGTTATCAAGACAAGGGGGAGCAATACAACGATTTTGGAATGCTCCGGACGCTCTTTGAGCAGTCGGATATTGCGCATGATCGTTATGAGCTCGTCGACTTCCGAACCATCGATGTATCTCAGTGGGCTGAGGGCAAGCCGGCTCAATACGATGTGATTCAGTCGTTGTATTCATGGTGTTTTCATTATCCCTACGAGACCTATCGGCATGCCGTTCAAACATTGCTCAAGCCGACCGGCATCATGATTGTTGATTGCAGGAAAGTTCCAGAGCAGATGGATCTGCTCCTCCACGACTTTGACCTTGTCTCCGATGTCACTCCCTATGGCAATCCCTCCAGTGCACGGTTGGTTCTCCGGGCGAAAGGCTGA
- the holA gene encoding DNA polymerase III subunit delta — protein MPIHLIWGDDAAARDRAIDALIQRVVEPSWSSLNLSRLDGAETGQALQALEEARTPPFAAGERLVLLQRSPFCNGCPAELADRFEAAMALVPDSSHLVLVNPAKPDGRLRTTKALQKRIKAGQDHEQSFPLPAAWDGNGQRQLVQRTAEALGLSVDANAIDALVEAIGTDSARLESELRKLSLRTTTINGDLVRELVGGRSTNALAVGDALLEGNPGEAIARWDALIDAGEPALRIIATLTGQIRGWLWVSLLEQQGERDVAVIAKAAGIGNPKRIYVMRKQLQGRPAKRFLSLLGRLLEVEARLKRGALPGDAFRDGLLS, from the coding sequence ATGCCGATCCATCTGATCTGGGGCGATGACGCCGCCGCCCGCGATCGGGCCATCGATGCCCTGATCCAACGGGTGGTGGAGCCGAGCTGGAGCAGCCTCAACCTCAGCCGCCTTGATGGAGCCGAAACCGGCCAGGCCCTCCAGGCCCTCGAGGAAGCTCGCACACCCCCCTTCGCGGCGGGCGAGCGTCTTGTGCTGTTGCAACGCAGTCCGTTCTGCAACGGCTGTCCAGCGGAGCTGGCCGACCGGTTCGAAGCCGCGATGGCCCTGGTTCCTGACAGCAGCCATCTGGTGCTGGTGAACCCCGCCAAGCCCGATGGGCGCCTGCGCACCACCAAGGCCCTGCAAAAGCGGATCAAAGCGGGGCAAGATCACGAACAGAGCTTCCCCCTGCCGGCCGCTTGGGATGGCAATGGTCAGCGGCAGCTGGTGCAACGCACCGCCGAAGCCCTGGGCTTGAGCGTGGACGCCAATGCCATCGATGCCCTTGTGGAGGCCATCGGCACCGACAGCGCCCGGCTCGAATCAGAGCTGCGCAAGCTGTCGCTGCGAACCACAACGATCAACGGCGATCTGGTGCGGGAGCTCGTGGGCGGACGCAGCACCAATGCCCTGGCGGTGGGCGATGCTCTGCTGGAGGGCAATCCCGGGGAGGCGATTGCCCGCTGGGATGCCTTGATTGATGCCGGCGAGCCGGCCCTGCGGATCATCGCCACCCTCACAGGCCAAATCCGAGGCTGGCTCTGGGTGAGCCTGCTGGAACAGCAGGGAGAGCGTGATGTGGCGGTGATTGCGAAGGCCGCAGGGATCGGCAACCCCAAACGTATTTATGTCATGCGGAAGCAGCTGCAGGGTCGCCCGGCCAAACGCTTTCTCTCACTCCTGGGGCGACTCTTGGAGGTGGAGGCCCGGCTCAAACGAGGGGCTCTGCCTGGGGATGCCTTTCGCGATGGACTGCTCAGCTGA
- a CDS encoding precorrin-8X methylmutase, producing the protein MAWMTQDHPIFTESIRRIRIALGDTGLPPLEQQVLERLVHSSGDLSLGPLLHCSEAACTRGMTALQQGASILTDTAMAAAAVVPMARRTLGSAVHTVLEWAPDVAPEGSTRTAAGMEKAWRDLSTQDPPPVVLIGSAPTALDVLLRLVEKGARAPSLVIGMPVGFVGVAESKRALQESRLQQIRLEGSRGGAGLAAATVNALLRASTDACVSTTRKARGLKNVP; encoded by the coding sequence ATGGCGTGGATGACCCAAGACCATCCGATCTTTACCGAAAGCATCCGGCGCATTCGGATCGCTCTTGGGGACACAGGCTTGCCACCGCTGGAGCAGCAGGTGCTGGAACGCTTGGTGCACAGCAGTGGTGACCTCTCCCTGGGGCCGCTGCTGCATTGCAGCGAAGCCGCCTGCACGAGGGGGATGACGGCGCTGCAGCAGGGAGCATCCATCCTCACCGACACCGCCATGGCAGCAGCAGCGGTGGTGCCGATGGCTCGGCGCACCCTTGGGTCTGCGGTGCACACCGTGCTGGAGTGGGCCCCCGACGTTGCCCCCGAGGGGTCGACGCGAACGGCGGCTGGGATGGAGAAGGCTTGGAGGGATCTATCGACGCAAGACCCCCCACCTGTTGTGTTGATTGGCAGCGCGCCAACCGCCTTGGACGTCTTGCTCAGGCTGGTGGAGAAGGGCGCTCGTGCGCCATCCTTGGTGATTGGGATGCCGGTTGGATTTGTCGGGGTCGCCGAATCAAAGCGCGCTTTGCAAGAGAGTCGATTACAGCAAATTCGTCTGGAGGGCAGTCGAGGAGGGGCGGGACTGGCAGCAGCGACCGTCAATGCTTTGCTCCGGGCGTCAACAGATGCTTGCGTTTCAACAACCCGTAAAGCGCGTGGCCTAAAAAATGTTCCGTAG
- a CDS encoding sulfotransferase domain-containing protein, whose amino-acid sequence MYDQHMHDALGMINLKSSGVSIYFQNQGQKGLAGPKSEDVNSFKTFIVFGVPRGGTTMVARVVESLGVNLGSDLPANYEDTDFNFDFLSKDLKKSRPALIEQLSKVIDQRNQDLDVWGWKYPRAAIYLIPLLKKLRNPHLICVMRDPISSGIRNMKRAQKIHKKSLSKADFVPESNCADIPSRIITQHLEIQLKNMRTIQQASCPSFLCSYEKAIMNTDDFVREMAEFLDVSSTEQQIQDAIHQVKPGGYMQV is encoded by the coding sequence TTGTATGATCAACATATGCATGATGCGTTAGGCATGATTAATTTAAAGTCATCGGGCGTATCTATTTATTTCCAGAATCAAGGCCAGAAGGGTCTTGCCGGACCTAAGTCTGAGGATGTCAATAGCTTTAAGACGTTTATCGTTTTTGGGGTTCCGCGTGGTGGAACCACAATGGTTGCTCGTGTTGTGGAGAGCCTAGGTGTCAATCTTGGTTCTGATTTGCCGGCAAATTACGAAGATACTGATTTCAATTTCGACTTTCTTTCGAAAGATCTCAAGAAAAGTCGTCCAGCCTTGATTGAGCAGCTATCAAAGGTTATTGACCAACGCAATCAAGACCTCGACGTTTGGGGGTGGAAGTATCCCAGAGCTGCGATCTATCTCATTCCATTGCTCAAAAAATTGCGCAATCCTCATTTAATTTGCGTCATGCGCGACCCTATTTCTTCCGGGATTCGCAACATGAAGCGTGCGCAGAAGATTCATAAAAAATCACTTTCCAAGGCAGATTTTGTGCCTGAAAGTAATTGCGCTGACATCCCTTCGAGAATCATTACACAACATCTTGAGATTCAGCTCAAGAATATGCGAACAATTCAGCAGGCTAGCTGCCCATCGTTTCTCTGTAGTTATGAGAAAGCCATTATGAACACGGATGATTTTGTTCGAGAAATGGCTGAATTTTTAGATGTTTCAAGCACAGAGCAGCAGATTCAGGATGCAATCCATCAGGTCAAGCCCGGTGGGTACATGCAGGTGTGA
- the tilS gene encoding tRNA lysidine(34) synthetase TilS, protein MGADSRRAVNWSTWHHRMHQRILRDPELLPRGSRLMLAVSGGQDSMAMLGLLMELQRLHGWSLEIWHGDHGWHQDSSRFAKELQSWCLTTGLPWHCDQARPNAITTEAAARQWRYEQLARHAHEQNCDVVTAHTASDRAETQLLQLARGTDLSGLGSLRSIRLLREDDKQEAKLRRPLLGFTRSETAQICTELNLPVWNDPSNQDMRYARNRIRHRIMPILEQLYPGCSLRMANLGERISQIHDTQTELSRLALHHLSKAKGLDRTAWKQLEVTTRELLLHQWMQENGAPAMKAEQLNKLGHNLIHAHPQTSLQLAEGWIIQIERETFALLRKKN, encoded by the coding sequence GTGGGGGCGGATTCACGACGCGCTGTGAACTGGAGCACCTGGCACCACCGCATGCATCAACGGATCCTGCGCGATCCCGAGCTGCTCCCCCGCGGGAGCCGACTGATGCTTGCCGTCTCGGGCGGCCAGGACTCTATGGCCATGCTTGGCCTGCTAATGGAGCTTCAACGTCTGCATGGCTGGTCTCTGGAGATCTGGCATGGGGATCACGGCTGGCATCAAGACTCAAGTCGCTTCGCCAAGGAGCTCCAGAGCTGGTGCCTCACGACGGGCTTGCCATGGCATTGCGATCAAGCAAGACCCAACGCCATCACCACGGAAGCCGCTGCACGGCAATGGAGGTATGAACAACTGGCACGACATGCACACGAGCAGAACTGCGATGTGGTCACGGCCCACACCGCAAGCGATCGAGCCGAAACGCAATTGCTTCAGTTGGCACGCGGCACAGATCTTTCTGGCCTTGGAAGCCTGCGTTCGATCAGGTTGCTGCGGGAGGATGACAAACAAGAGGCCAAATTACGTAGGCCTCTGCTGGGCTTTACCCGCAGCGAGACAGCACAGATTTGCACTGAATTGAATCTCCCTGTTTGGAACGATCCAAGCAATCAAGACATGCGTTACGCCAGGAATCGCATTCGGCATCGCATCATGCCGATATTGGAGCAGTTGTATCCAGGCTGCAGCCTGCGCATGGCCAACCTTGGAGAACGAATCTCACAAATCCACGACACGCAGACAGAACTGAGCCGGCTTGCACTCCACCACCTAAGCAAAGCAAAAGGATTGGACAGAACTGCCTGGAAGCAACTCGAAGTCACGACACGTGAGCTGCTGCTGCACCAATGGATGCAAGAGAACGGAGCTCCAGCGATGAAAGCCGAACAACTCAACAAACTCGGACACAACCTGATCCATGCACACCCACAGACCAGCCTGCAACTAGCTGAGGGCTGGATCATCCAAATTGAGCGCGAGACCTTTGCTCTTCTTCGCAAGAAAAATTAA
- a CDS encoding DUF561 domain-containing protein, with product MTRLQQLPASLQRSLEQRSALKVIAGLMNFDAASVERVARAAGRGGADLIDVACDPALVRLAIEASGGVPVCVSSVEPDQFPAAVAAGALMVEIGNYDAFYPQGRIFDAAEVLELTRRTRQLLPEVALSVTVPHVLPMDQQEQLAIDLVAAGADLIQTEGGTSAKPFSAGHLGLIEKAAPTLAAAHSISRAVDVPVLCASGLSAVTLPMAVAAGAAGVGVGSVVNRLQDELAMVAVVRGLRDALGAAVTSRV from the coding sequence ATGACCCGTCTTCAGCAGCTGCCCGCTTCTCTGCAGCGCAGCCTCGAGCAGCGCTCTGCACTCAAGGTGATCGCTGGCTTGATGAACTTCGATGCCGCCAGTGTCGAGCGGGTCGCCCGTGCAGCGGGGCGTGGGGGTGCCGATCTGATCGATGTGGCCTGCGATCCCGCCCTGGTGCGCCTGGCGATCGAGGCTTCTGGCGGCGTGCCGGTGTGCGTGTCGTCGGTGGAGCCTGATCAGTTTCCGGCCGCTGTGGCAGCCGGCGCGTTGATGGTGGAGATCGGCAACTACGACGCCTTTTATCCCCAAGGCCGAATTTTTGATGCCGCCGAAGTGTTGGAGCTCACCCGTCGCACCCGCCAATTGCTGCCTGAGGTGGCGTTGAGCGTCACGGTGCCCCACGTGCTGCCGATGGATCAGCAGGAGCAGTTGGCCATCGATCTGGTGGCGGCCGGGGCTGATCTGATCCAGACTGAGGGAGGCACCAGTGCCAAGCCCTTCAGTGCTGGCCACCTGGGCTTGATCGAGAAGGCTGCCCCCACGTTGGCGGCGGCCCACAGCATCAGCCGTGCTGTTGATGTGCCCGTGCTCTGCGCCTCCGGTCTCTCGGCGGTGACGCTGCCGATGGCCGTTGCCGCCGGTGCGGCCGGTGTGGGTGTCGGTTCAGTGGTGAACCGTCTGCAGGATGAGCTGGCCATGGTGGCCGTGGTGCGGGGTCTGCGCGATGCCTTGGGTGCTGCTGTCACCTCCCGCGTCTGA
- the psbZ gene encoding photosystem II reaction center protein PsbZ, whose product MQFINTLTVLALVVASFALIVAVPVLYASSEDSGRSNRLILLGSAVWVALVLLNWGVSFFVV is encoded by the coding sequence ATGCAGTTCATCAACACACTGACCGTTCTGGCCCTGGTGGTGGCGTCCTTCGCTTTGATCGTGGCGGTGCCGGTGCTCTATGCCTCAAGCGAGGACAGCGGCCGTTCCAACCGCCTCATCTTGTTGGGTAGCGCCGTTTGGGTGGCCCTGGTGCTGCTCAACTGGGGTGTGAGCTTCTTCGTGGTCTGA
- the ribH gene encoding 6,7-dimethyl-8-ribityllumazine synthase, translating to MATFEGRFSDAAGLRVGVIVARFNDLVTAKLLSGCLDCLKRHGVDVSETSPQLDVAWVPGSFELPLVAQQMARSGQYQVLITLGAVIRGDTPHFDVVVAEASKGIAAVARDTAVPVIFGVLTTDTMQQALERAGIKSNLGWSYGLEALEMGSLMKALP from the coding sequence ATGGCCACGTTCGAAGGACGTTTTTCTGACGCAGCTGGGCTGCGCGTCGGTGTCATCGTGGCTCGCTTCAATGATCTGGTCACCGCCAAGCTGCTGAGTGGTTGTCTCGACTGCCTCAAGAGGCACGGCGTGGATGTATCGGAGACCAGCCCGCAGCTCGATGTGGCCTGGGTGCCGGGGTCGTTTGAATTGCCGCTCGTGGCCCAGCAGATGGCCCGTTCCGGCCAGTATCAGGTGTTGATCACCCTTGGGGCGGTGATCCGTGGGGACACCCCCCACTTCGATGTGGTGGTGGCGGAGGCCAGCAAGGGCATTGCCGCTGTGGCCCGCGACACAGCCGTACCGGTGATCTTCGGTGTGTTGACCACCGACACGATGCAGCAGGCGTTGGAGCGGGCTGGCATCAAGAGCAATCTGGGCTGGAGCTATGGGCTTGAAGCGCTGGAGATGGGCAGCTTGATGAAGGCGCTGCCTTAA
- a CDS encoding glycosyltransferase family 2 protein, whose product MKAEQDLTAQIDAAVASYSRNPRRLRRLTRQLRHPETRKPCRKCAKQLLKHEPDSIEAIASLIFCYAGGGARTQLRTALDRAHQRSQGDPKLLDKILTKVRSNLDAEECSALDELLQNYNNEAAEIARRQPINLEAQKRLLERTDVDANSCDVIAIAANEGPYIAEFIHHYLYQGFSNLFIGLNNDSSGHTGPIIAAIAQHYPQVHLINTDLEHQLGRQRASYCKLYDTASTITKASHCMVVDVDESWVGYPFSTKINTFLAAHPKADVISSNWLHCHGANLFDNPLDLSNTRLRLTDQFKSVFRYGVAVTDLGCHVPSVQAEPEVRHTTSDRQMVKSKPVNGLRRLSKGGLQASIQKENTGWVIHRHTRSELEYAGKVLYPYANKQKQFKPNRKGYLLPKESVESRQLASNLLGPSHQPPQAYRDSLEAFIDRCSIRELIAAARAEIGEEPINTRIKAMHPDEISRNRSIWSRTFRGTRFLKLLEKRSRKSSLENDA is encoded by the coding sequence GTGAAGGCAGAACAGGACCTCACCGCACAAATCGATGCCGCCGTTGCGAGCTACAGCCGCAACCCGAGGCGATTGCGACGCCTCACCCGTCAATTGCGCCATCCAGAGACGCGCAAACCTTGCCGGAAGTGCGCCAAGCAGCTGCTCAAGCACGAGCCTGATTCGATTGAGGCCATCGCCTCGCTGATCTTCTGCTATGCCGGCGGAGGAGCCAGAACACAACTCCGCACCGCACTGGATCGCGCTCATCAGCGTTCACAGGGTGATCCCAAGCTGCTGGACAAAATCCTCACCAAGGTGCGCAGCAACCTGGATGCCGAAGAATGCAGCGCCCTGGATGAGCTTCTGCAGAACTACAACAACGAAGCCGCGGAGATTGCCAGGCGCCAACCGATCAATCTGGAAGCACAGAAGCGGCTCTTGGAGCGCACCGATGTCGACGCCAACAGCTGTGATGTGATCGCCATTGCTGCCAACGAAGGGCCCTACATCGCGGAATTCATCCACCATTACCTCTATCAAGGATTCAGCAATCTGTTCATCGGACTGAACAACGACAGCTCAGGCCACACCGGCCCGATCATTGCGGCCATTGCCCAGCACTACCCCCAGGTGCACCTGATCAACACCGATCTAGAGCACCAACTCGGACGGCAACGCGCCTCCTACTGCAAGCTCTACGACACCGCTTCCACCATCACCAAGGCCTCCCATTGCATGGTGGTTGATGTGGATGAATCCTGGGTCGGTTACCCCTTCAGCACCAAGATCAACACATTCCTGGCGGCCCATCCCAAAGCGGATGTGATCTCCTCCAACTGGCTCCACTGCCATGGCGCCAACCTGTTTGACAACCCGCTGGATCTCTCGAACACCCGTCTCAGGCTCACCGACCAGTTCAAAAGTGTTTTTCGCTACGGCGTCGCGGTGACCGACCTGGGATGTCATGTGCCTAGCGTTCAGGCGGAACCCGAGGTCCGCCACACAACCAGCGACCGGCAAATGGTCAAAAGCAAGCCGGTGAACGGGCTGCGGCGGTTGAGCAAGGGGGGCCTACAGGCCTCCATTCAGAAAGAAAACACAGGCTGGGTGATCCACCGCCACACCCGATCGGAACTGGAGTATGCCGGGAAAGTGCTGTACCCCTATGCGAACAAGCAAAAGCAGTTCAAACCCAACCGCAAGGGTTATCTGCTGCCGAAGGAAAGCGTGGAATCACGCCAGTTGGCGAGCAACCTGCTCGGCCCAAGCCATCAACCGCCGCAGGCTTACCGCGATTCCCTCGAAGCCTTCATTGATCGCTGCAGCATTCGCGAGCTGATTGCAGCCGCGAGGGCCGAGATCGGTGAAGAGCCGATCAACACGCGGATCAAGGCGATGCACCCCGATGAAATCAGCAGAAACCGCAGCATCTGGTCACGCACCTTTCGGGGAACACGGTTCCTGAAACTGCTCGAGAAGCGCAGTCGCAAGAGCAGCCTTGAAAACGACGCTTAA
- a CDS encoding glycosyltransferase family 25 protein — MAAALFQAFELPAQVISLRRSTERRDAFVRRNADTGLEYAFVDGVDGVEQWGVISKSRRAALARQSGWSKGAIGSGLSHCLMWRRCLELNRPICVLEEDVLVASDWQQRCSQALDQAPAGTDFLLLGWNFDSVLRAEIFSGVGCISLFEPAFPSLPQIRSVLDQHLPRQVVRLHKALGLPGYVVTPRGAQKLLHGLPSFEAEPLVVGRGIPEVPSMTLDAQMNRLYCDLQAFVVVSPLVLAENNQQTSLTAPGSFGAEN, encoded by the coding sequence ATGGCGGCTGCTCTCTTTCAGGCCTTTGAACTGCCAGCACAGGTGATTTCCCTGCGCCGCTCTACGGAACGCCGTGATGCCTTTGTCCGGCGCAATGCGGACACGGGTCTTGAGTACGCGTTTGTCGATGGGGTTGATGGCGTTGAGCAGTGGGGCGTGATCTCCAAAAGCCGGCGTGCGGCCTTGGCCCGGCAGAGCGGCTGGAGCAAGGGTGCAATCGGTTCTGGTCTGAGTCATTGCCTGATGTGGCGCCGCTGTCTTGAACTCAATCGCCCGATCTGCGTGCTGGAAGAAGACGTCTTGGTGGCATCGGATTGGCAACAGCGGTGTTCTCAAGCCCTTGATCAGGCACCAGCAGGCACTGATTTCCTGTTGTTGGGTTGGAACTTTGATTCTGTGCTTCGCGCAGAAATCTTTTCAGGTGTCGGGTGCATCAGTTTGTTTGAACCAGCGTTTCCCTCGCTGCCGCAGATCAGGTCGGTTTTGGATCAACACCTTCCCCGGCAGGTTGTTCGTTTGCATAAAGCCCTGGGTTTGCCGGGTTATGTGGTGACCCCCCGCGGTGCGCAGAAATTGCTCCATGGTTTGCCATCTTTTGAGGCTGAACCGTTGGTGGTGGGACGAGGCATCCCCGAGGTTCCATCGATGACCTTGGACGCTCAGATGAATCGCCTCTATTGCGATCTGCAGGCTTTTGTGGTTGTTTCGCCTTTGGTTTTGGCGGAGAACAACCAGCAGACGTCGCTGACGGCACCTGGTTCTTTCGGGGCCGAAAACTGA
- the mutS gene encoding DNA mismatch repair protein MutS translates to MPRSASQPPDDALQGNLFGAPEPATPAAPANEPAAASHDLSDDELGADAAARPRQRQAASSESSGKSPATTDSEPSSDEPAWAHHSQLDPLQLTPMLRHYVELKAAHPERVLLYRLGDFFECFFEDAIELSRVLELTLTGKEGGKAIGRVPMAGIPHHAAERYCAELVKQGYSVALCDQLETTPTKGALLKRDITRVLTPGTVLEEGMLSARRNNWLAAVVVEPAQGKQPLRWGLASADVSTGEVQVMQREESSALHQQLAQQEASELLWAAGHDAERPAWCPERLRLTPMASTPFSPAEAERTLQQHYRLSSLDGLGLPEHPLALQALGGLLRYLQETQPLEDDSRIPLEVPAIVHRGDALVLDAQTRRNLELTATQRDNQLQGSLLWAIDRTLTAMGGRCLRRWLEAPLMDRQAIQQRQDLVSSLVGERSLRLAIRQLLRPMGDLERLAGRAGAGHAGARDLVAIADGLERLPQLTARLESALSTGPEWLQQLLTPDPALAELAQTIRHNLVEAPPLSLSEGDLIHDGVDPLLDGLRNQLDDQDAWLSHQEQQERQRSGISTLKLQHHRTFGYFLAVSKAKATSVPEHWIRRQTLANEERFITPDLKEREGRIFQLRARTCQREYELFCQLREQVGAMAAPIRQAARAVAALDALTGLADVAASGGYCAPTITDGRELQLEASRHPVVEQRLVETAFTPNDVQLGDGTDLVVLTGPNASGKSCYLRQIGLIQLMAQIGSWVPARSASVGIADRIFTRVGAVDDLAAGQSTFMVEMAETANILHHASDSSLVLLDEIGRGTATFDGLSIAWAVSEHLAGDLGSRTVFATHYHELNNLASERNNVANFQVLVEETGEDLVFLHQVQAGGASRSYGIEAARLAGVPKPVVQRARQVLDQLAA, encoded by the coding sequence ATGCCCCGGTCCGCGTCCCAGCCCCCTGACGACGCCCTGCAGGGAAATCTGTTCGGCGCACCCGAGCCAGCGACGCCGGCTGCACCCGCCAACGAACCCGCCGCGGCCAGTCACGATCTCAGTGACGACGAACTTGGGGCCGATGCCGCGGCCCGGCCCCGCCAGCGCCAGGCCGCGTCAAGCGAGAGCAGCGGCAAATCCCCAGCCACAACCGATTCCGAGCCCAGCAGCGATGAGCCGGCCTGGGCCCACCACAGCCAACTGGATCCGCTGCAGCTGACGCCGATGCTGCGCCACTACGTGGAGCTCAAAGCGGCCCATCCCGAGCGGGTGCTGCTCTACCGCCTGGGCGACTTCTTTGAGTGCTTCTTCGAAGACGCCATCGAACTCTCCCGGGTGCTGGAACTCACCCTCACCGGCAAGGAGGGCGGCAAAGCGATTGGCCGGGTGCCGATGGCGGGCATCCCCCACCACGCCGCCGAGCGCTACTGCGCCGAACTGGTCAAGCAGGGCTACAGCGTGGCCCTCTGCGACCAACTCGAAACCACCCCCACCAAGGGCGCCCTGCTCAAGCGGGACATCACCCGGGTGCTGACCCCCGGCACCGTGCTGGAGGAGGGCATGCTCAGCGCCCGCCGTAACAACTGGCTGGCGGCGGTGGTGGTGGAGCCGGCCCAGGGCAAGCAACCGCTGCGCTGGGGCCTGGCCAGCGCTGATGTGAGCACCGGCGAGGTGCAGGTGATGCAGCGGGAGGAGAGCAGCGCCCTGCACCAGCAATTGGCCCAGCAGGAGGCTTCCGAACTGCTCTGGGCCGCCGGCCACGACGCCGAGCGGCCGGCCTGGTGCCCGGAACGGCTGCGGCTCACGCCAATGGCCAGCACCCCCTTCAGCCCGGCGGAAGCGGAGCGCACCCTGCAGCAGCACTACCGCCTCAGCAGCCTCGATGGCCTGGGCCTGCCGGAGCATCCCCTGGCCCTGCAGGCCCTCGGCGGCCTGCTGCGCTACCTGCAGGAGACCCAGCCCCTGGAGGACGACAGCCGCATTCCCCTGGAGGTGCCGGCGATCGTGCACCGCGGCGATGCCCTGGTGCTGGATGCCCAGACCCGCCGCAACCTCGAACTCACCGCCACCCAACGCGACAACCAGCTGCAGGGGTCGTTGCTCTGGGCCATCGATCGCACCCTCACCGCCATGGGCGGCCGTTGCCTGCGCCGCTGGCTGGAAGCGCCCTTGATGGACCGCCAGGCCATTCAGCAGCGCCAGGATCTGGTGAGCAGCCTGGTGGGTGAACGCAGCCTGCGGCTGGCGATCCGTCAGCTGCTGCGCCCCATGGGAGACCTGGAACGGCTGGCCGGCCGGGCCGGAGCGGGCCACGCCGGCGCCCGCGATCTGGTGGCCATCGCCGATGGCCTGGAACGGTTGCCCCAGCTCACGGCTCGGCTGGAGTCTGCTCTCAGCACAGGACCGGAGTGGTTGCAGCAGCTGCTGACCCCCGATCCGGCCCTGGCCGAACTGGCCCAGACCATTCGCCACAACCTGGTGGAAGCCCCACCGCTCTCCCTCTCCGAGGGCGATCTGATCCATGACGGCGTCGACCCGCTGCTGGATGGGCTGCGCAACCAGCTCGACGACCAGGATGCCTGGCTCAGCCACCAGGAGCAGCAGGAGCGCCAACGCAGTGGCATCAGCACCCTGAAGTTGCAGCACCACCGCACCTTCGGGTACTTCCTGGCGGTGAGCAAAGCCAAGGCCACCTCGGTTCCGGAGCACTGGATCCGGCGCCAGACCCTGGCCAACGAGGAACGCTTCATTACCCCGGACCTCAAGGAGCGAGAAGGCCGGATCTTCCAGCTGCGGGCCCGAACCTGTCAGAGGGAGTACGAGCTGTTCTGCCAATTGCGCGAACAGGTGGGAGCCATGGCCGCCCCGATCCGCCAGGCGGCCCGCGCCGTTGCTGCCCTCGATGCCCTCACTGGCCTGGCCGATGTGGCCGCCAGCGGTGGCTACTGCGCCCCGACCATCACCGACGGCCGGGAGTTGCAGCTGGAGGCCAGCCGCCATCCAGTAGTGGAGCAACGGCTGGTGGAGACCGCCTTCACTCCCAATGATGTGCAACTGGGCGATGGCACCGACCTGGTGGTGCTCACGGGCCCCAACGCCAGTGGCAAGAGCTGCTATCTGCGCCAGATCGGCCTGATCCAATTGATGGCCCAGATCGGCAGCTGGGTGCCGGCCCGCTCCGCCAGCGTCGGCATCGCCGATCGAATCTTCACCCGAGTGGGTGCCGTGGATGATCTGGCCGCCGGCCAGTCCACCTTCATGGTGGAGATGGCCGAAACCGCCAACATCCTGCACCACGCCAGCGATAGTTCCCTTGTGCTGCTGGATGAAATCGGACGCGGTACAGCGACCTTCGATGGCCTCTCGATCGCCTGGGCCGTGAGCGAGCACCTGGCAGGCGACCTGGGCAGCCGCACCGTGTTCGCCACCCACTATCACGAGCTCAACAACCTGGCCTCGGAACGCAACAACGTGGCCAACTTCCAGGTGCTGGTGGAGGAAACCGGTGAGGATCTGGTCTTCCTCCACCAGGTGCAGGCCGGCGGCGCCAGCCGCAGCTACGGCATCGAAGCGGCACGCCTGGCCGGCGTTCCCAAGCCTGTCGTGCAACGGGCCCGACAGGTGCTGGATCAGCTGGCGGCCTAG